Within Gemmatimonadota bacterium, the genomic segment CCGGACCATGGCGTTCCACCACGCGTCCTTGACGTTCTTCTTGAGCTCCACCCCCAGCGGGCCGTAGTCCCACACCGAGCCCGTGCCGCCGTATATCTCGGAAGACTGGAAGACGTAGCCGCGTCGCTTGCACAGCGACACGAGCTTGTCCATCAAAGGGTTGTCCTGAGCCATCAGCCCGATCGGGGTTGCGCCCGGCGCGCGCCGGGATCTGGTCTTCGCCGTATCGAAAAGTGGGGCGCGCAAGGTAGCGTGCATGCGGGAGGGTGGTCCAGCCCGAAAATACCTTGTTGATTCTCCGGTGGAGCGCGCCCGCGGAAAGCCGCATATTGCCTCCCATGAACATGCAAACAGCCGTACCCACGCAGCTCGACCAGGCGCACCGGAATCCGGCCAGGGGCACGGCCGGCCCGCCTGCCTCGGGCGAGCCTCGCTCGGCGGAGGCGCGGAGCCTGCCGCCGGAACCCGAGATGTACGACGCGCTCCGGCGCGGCGACTCCCGTTACGACGGCGTGTTTTTCGCGACCGTACGGACCACGGGAATCTTCTGCCGGCCGTCGTGCTCGGCGCGCACTCCCCTCCGGCGCAACGTGGAGTTCGTGTCGGACACACGGGAGGCGCTGTTGCGCGGGTACCGCCCGTGCCTGCGCTGCCGGCCGCTCGAGCCGCCGGGTGCGCCGCCGCGCTGGCTGCGCCCTTTGTTGGCGCGGGTCGAGAAGGAGCCGACGCGGCGCTGGCGCGACCAGGACCTGCGCGACCTGGACGTCGACCCCACGCGCGCTCGCCGCTGGTTCCAGCGGCACCACGGCATGACCTTCCACGCCTACCAGAGGGCCCGGAGGCTCGGGTCCGCGCTGGGCCATCTGCAGTCCGGCGGTCGAGTTACGGAAGCGGCGTTCGGCCACGGCTGGGAATCCTTGAGCGCCTTCCACGAGGCGTTTCGGGACGCGCTCGGCACCACCCCAGGCCGCGCAGGCGGAGGGCGGATGGTGCGAGTGCACCGGATCCTGACGCCCCTGGGGCCGATGCTGGCGGGCGCGACCGACGCGGGGCTCTGCCTACTCGAGTTCGTGGATCGGCGCATGCTCGCGTCCCAGATCCGCACCCTGACGCGCATCCTCGACTGCGCCTTCGTCCCGGGCACCAACGAGGTCGTCGAGCAGGCCGAGAGTGAGCTCGGCGAATACTTCGCGGGCCACCTGACGCGCTTTTCGGTGCCCGTCGAGCTGCCGGGTACGCCGTTTCAGCGGCGCGCCTGGGACGCCCTCACGCGGATTCCGTTCGGGGAGACGCGCAGCTATGCGGACCAGGCCCATGCGATCGGCAAGCCCTCCGCGGTGCGCGCGGTGGCGCGCGCCAACGGCTCGAACCGCGTGGCGGTGATCGTGCCCTGCCACAGGGTCATCGGCAAGGACGGCAAGCTGAGCGGGTACGGCGGCGGCGTGTGGCGCAAGCGGAGGTTGCTGGAGCTGGAGGCGCGCGTGTCCGCGGGCTGGCCCCAGCGCGCCTGAGTCTCTAGCAGGTCGCGGCCAGCGCCGCCCGCACCCCGTCCTCCGCAAGCGCGGCCAGCTCGGCCGGGCCGAGCTGGTCGCCGCCTCCCGCGCGCACCACGACGCCGGCTGCGGGCGGAGCGCTGGACCGTCCCGCGACTACCACCGCCGGGACACCCGCGGCGCGCGCTCTCGCCACCAGGACCCCCACGACCTTTCCCAGCGAGGTCTGGCGGTCGTAGGCGCCTTCCCCCGTGAGCAGGACCCGGGCTCGCGCGAGCCGCCGGTCGAACCCGATCGCGTCCAGAACCCACGCCGCGCCCGGCTCCAGCCGCGCGCCCAGGAACGCCACCGCGCCGGCGCCGAGTCCCCCCGCGGCGCCTCCTCCGGGAAGCTTCGCCACGCGCACGCCCAGCTCCTGCGCGATCCGCTCGGCCAGGTTCGCCAGACCCTCCTCCAGCGCCGCGACCGCCTCCGGCGAAGCGCCCTTCTGCGGCGCGAAGACGCGAGCGGCTCCCGCCGGCCCGGTGAGCGGCGCCGCCACGTCGGCGAGCGCGATGATCTCACGCGCCCCCGCGCCCAGCGCCTTTTGCCCGGCCTCGGGGGGGACGAGCCGGCGCAGGGTTGGCAGGCCCGACGCCCCGTCGGCGATGGGCCGCCCGCGCGCGTCAAGAAGCCGCCAGCCGAGAGCCCTCGCCATGCCGGCGCCGCCGTCCACCGTGGCCGAACCGCCCAGGCCCAGCACGACGCGTCCGGTTGGCGAGCCCTCGGAAGCCGCCCGCAGAAGCTCGCCCACCCCCCGCGTGGAAGCCCGCAGGGGGTCGCGGCCCTCGCGCGGGACGAGGTGCAGCCCGCACGCCTCCGCCGCCTCGACGACCAGGTAGTCTTCCGCGGCCAGGTAACGCGCGTCCAGCACCTCGCCCAGCGGCCCGCGGACGGCCGAGACGCGCCACTCGCCGCCGCGCTCGGCGGCCAGCGCCTCCAGCAGGCCGTTGCCTCCGTCGGAGACCGGCAAGGAAATGATAGAGAGATCCGCCCCTACGGCCCCTACGGCCGCTCGGGCGCCCCGGGCGAGGGCGCGGGTCGCCTCGGCCGCCGACAGCGAGCCCTTGAACGCCGTGGGACATACGAGCACGGCGTCACGGCGCGGCGCCTGCGCCGGGCCGGACGCGGCGCCCGCGGCGGGCGGGGTGGGGGTCAGCGGGCGGGCGGAGGGGCGCCGCGAACCGGCCGCGGGCTCGGCTCGGGCGGTCCGGTTTCTATCCTGAACAGCTCCAGCCTGTGGGCCGCGACGATGTAGCCAACCCAGGCCACGACTACGCCGTACGCCGGAACCGCCAGCACCCCCGCCGAGGGGACCAGCAGCAAGGACGCGAAGAAGAACACCATGCCGGCTCCCAGCAGGCTGAAGTCGAGGGTTTCTTCGATCGTGGACTTGAACCGTCCGAGGGCCACGGCTGCCCCGGCACCGGCGAAGAACGCGCCGCTGAAGAGCACGAGGAAGATGCGCCAGCCAGGGGTGAGCACGCGGTATACTCCAGACTCGGAACTTGCGGGCCACTGCTTCTAATGTCGCTCCAACGGGGAGCTTGGCAAGGGCGCCGTGCGCCCGACCCGACCTTGCAGGTTGCCTCGCATCGGGCAGACGCACCATGTTGACCAAAGGCGCCTCACGGCGCCCGCATCGTTACCGCCGGACGGTCCTACCAGCAGGAGATTCCACCATGCCTCGTGGTCACCCGCGCGCGACCCTTCTCGGCGCCGCCTGCGCCCTCCTCGTCCTGCCCGCGGCCGCGTCGGCCCTGCAGGCTGCCGACCAGGTCGAACCCTCGCTGCCGGCTTCGCCGCTGGACACGGAGCCGCTGGAGGCCGAGCTGCCGCTCGATCCGGCCGTTCGCTCGGGCGTCCTAGAGAATGGACTGCGGTTCTTCATCCGCGCCAACGACGAGCCTCGCGCCCGCGCCGATCTGCGTCTCGTCGTGAACGCCGGCTCGGTCCTCGAGGACGCCGACCAACTGGGTCTGGCGCACTTCGTCGAGCACATGGCGTTCAACGGCACGCGCCGTTTCACGGGGCTCGAGCTGCGTACCTACCTGGAGTCGATCGGCATGCAGTTCGGCCCCGATGTGAACGCCTACACGAGCTTCGATGAGACCGTCTACATGCTGCACGTCCCGACCGACTCGGCGGGCCTGCTGGAGCGCGCGTTCGACGTGCTCGAAGACTGGGCCGGCGCTCAGGTGTTCGATGCCGAGCAGGTGGAGCTGGAGCGCGGCGTGGTGATAGAGGAATGGCGCGTCGGCCGGGGCGCCGGGGCGCGCGTCCGGGACGAGCAGTTTCCCCTGATCTTCCACGGCTCACGCTACGCGGAGCGCCTTCCGATCGGCACGCCCGAATCCCTGGAGTCCTTCGAGCCGGCGGCCCTGGAGCGATACTACCGCGACTGGTATCGACCCGGCTTGATGGCGGTGGTCGCGGTGGGGGACTTCGACGCCGACAGCGTGGAGGCGCTCGTGCGGGAGCGTTTCTCGCGGCTCCAGCCGGCCTCCTCTCCGCGAGCGCGCGACACGCACGCCGTGCCCGGCCACGATGACGTGTTGGTCTCCATCGCCACGGACCCCGAGCTGACGCAGACGCAGGTGGCCGTGTACCACAAGCTGCCCAGGCCTGAAGATCTGACCGTGGGCGACTACAGGCGCCAGCTGATCGAGCGGCTGTACAACGGCATGATCAATCAGCGCCTCGACGAGCTGCGCCGGCTGCCGGACGCCCCGTTCCTGTTCTCTTTCTCCAACAGGGGAGGGCTGGGGCGCACCCGTTCGGTGTACTCCCTGGGGGCGATGGTGCCGGAAGGCGGCGTGCTGCGCGGGCTGGACGCGGTGCTCACGGAGGCCGAGAGGGTAGCCCGCCACGGCTTCACCGCGACCGAATTGGACCGCGCCAAGACGAATCTCCTGCGCGGCCTCGAGAGCGCGTACGCCGAGCGGGAGAATCAGCCATCGGGTCGACTGGTCGCGGCCTACACGGCGCACTACCTGAACGGCAACGCCGTCCCGGGAATCGAAGCCGATTACCGGCTCGCGCTCCGGTTCGTACCCGACGTGACGCTGGACGAGGTCGACGGGCTCGCCTCGGGCTGGATCACCGAGCACAACAGGGTGGTGCTTGTGTCTGGGCCCGCCAAGGAGGGGCTCGACATGCCTACCGAAGGTGAGCTGCTCGACGTCTTCGATGCGGTAGCCGGACGCGACATCGAGCCCTTCGAGGATGACGTCGCGCTGGGGCCGCTGGTTGAAGCTCCACCGGAGCCGGGGGGGATCGCGGACGAGATCATCCACGATCGGGTCGGCGTGACCGAGTGGCGCCTCTCCAACGGCGCGGTCGTGTTTCTGAAGCCCACCGAATTCAAGGACGACGAGATCCTGTTCAGCGCCCTCAGCCCGGGCGGCTCGTCCCTTTACGACGATCGAGACGTGAACTCCGCCGCGTACGCCAGCGGCATCATGACGGAGGGCGGCCTGGGCGCGCTGAATCGGACGGAGCTGCGCAAGGCGCTCACCGGCAAGGCGGCGTCCGCGCGGCCCTATGTCTCCCCCTACTCGGAAGGCTTCAGCGGCGAGGCATCGCCCCGCGATCTGGGCACGCTCTTCGAACTCGTGCACCTGATCTTCACCGCGCCCCGGGAAGACGCGGATGCGTTCGACGCGTGGCGCTCGCGCATGATCGAGTTCACCCGCAACCAGGGAGCCACGCCCCTGCGGGCGTTCTTCGACACGCTCAACACGACGCTCTCTCAGGGCCATCCGCGTGCGCGGCCCTCGACGCCCGAGACGTTCGAGTCGCTGGAGCTCGCGGAAGCGGCGCGCATATACCGCGAACGATTCGCGGACGCAGACGATTTCGCCTTCTTCCTGGCGGGCACGTTCGCCCTGGACGAGGTGCGGCCGCTGGTCGAACGCTGGATCGCCAGCCTGCACTCGGTCTCCGGCTCGGAGGACTGGATCGATCGCGGCATCCGGCCGCCCGAGGGCGTGATCAGGAAGACCGTGCGCAAGGGTCAGGAGGAGCAGGGCCGCACGCAGATCGTCTTCACGGGGCCAATGGAGTGGACTCGGCAACGCTCGCACGACGTCTCGTCGATGGCGGAGCTGCTGCAGATCCGGTTGCGTGAGAAGCTCCGGGAGGACATGGGCGGCACCTACGGCGTAGGCGTGAGCGGCAACCTCAGCAGGGATCCCTGGGAGAACTACTCCGTGCGCATCGGCTTCGCGGCCGATCCGGCGCGGCTGGACGAGTTGAGTCAGGAGGTGTTCCGGCAGATAGACCTATTGCGCGGCTCGCCACCAACGGAGGAGGAGGTGGCGACGGTGCGCGAGATCCAGCGCCGGAACCGCGAGACGGCATTGCGCCAGAACGGCTTCTGGAACGGCGCGCTGTCCAGTCTGTGGTGGCAGGAAAGGGAATTCGGAGAGCTACTCGACTTCGACGAGCGGCTCGAGGGGCTGACGGCGGAAGGGATTCACTCCGCGGCGACCGCGGCCCTGCGAACCGACAACTTCGTGCAGGTGACCCTGCTGCCCGAGGAGGAGTCCACCTGAGAAGGGCGGTGATCGGCCTCCTCGTCGGCTGTGGTGCCCGGAGCTATTGAACGGCCAGCTGGCCTCCGTACGTCCGCTCCTCTTCGACCGTGCCGTCCAGGCGCCGGATGACGATCTTGCTCGGCAGGTTTGCGCGCGCCAGGCCGGCGCAGCGGTCTTCGGCGGATTCCCGCGTGTAGTGGAAGCTGTCCGTCTTGGAGGCGGCCGTTCGGACCGACCACCGCCCCCCGGTCGTGGGAATCACCTCGTACAGGCTGTGCACCATTCGGACCCTCCGTCTGTCGACCGACCGATACGAAAGGTCGGCTTCCCTTCCTCCAGGTTGAGGCGGATCTCGTCCGCGGCCCCTCAATCGGTCAAGCGCCGTGCCAACTTCGCCGGTTTTCGCCGGGGGATCGCAACCCGTTACCCTTTAATCGTTTAGCGATAATCCGTCGAAGCGACCGGCCGCGTCCGTCGTAATGTTCCTTTACGCTTGCTTCGGAACGTATCGTTCGGCGGACTCGCGCAAGGCTGGGGCAGAGGCCGCGCCGGCGAGTCGGGGGAGAGTCACCACCGCCAGGAAAGTGACGAGCGGGCGCTTTCGAGCGTCACGGCGTACACGCGCTCGGCCGTTTCGGAGCCGAGCCGTCCCCGGTATGTTCTGGGTGCAGAGCCGCGTCCACCCCGCCCGTCACGCGGCCCGTCTGGGACATTCAACGTGGAAGCGATGCCGCAAATTCCCAGCGATCTCGTCACGGTCGTCTATCCCGTCGGCGGAATCCTCGCCGGAATCGGGATGTTCATGTTCTTCTTCTTGTGGACGACCATCGCCGTTCGGCGCCAGGGTGCGCGCGTTCGAAACCCGTTTCGGACCGTGCTCCGACACGCGATCCTGGGCACGATCGTCGGGCTTCTGGTCGCGATCGACTCCTGGTCGCTGTTGGGTCCGCTGCGCTGGCCGGTCGCGATCGCGGTGGTCGGAATCGCGGCTCTGGCGACGTTCAGCGCGCTGGGCAAGCACCTCTGGTCGCCGCCCAAAAAAAGGCCGCCAGGGGCCCAGTAGGCGGGCGCTGGCATCACGAAACCATTGATCGACACCGCCCGGCGCGGTTAGATTCTTGGTCCGGCCGCGAGTCGCGGCCTCTCCCCCACATAGCAACGCGGAAGCATTCGTACGCCCATCAGGCGCGGTGGCTGCCCTCTCCGGTGGTCGCGCCAGGGCATCGCTACCGCGTGCACGCCTCGGGTCCGATTACGGCCTGGCTCGGTCCGCAGCGGCGAGTATCGACAGCCAATGGAGGTCCCAATGAGGGTACGGTCATCCACCCGTGCGATGACTCTCCCCGTACTCTTGGGCGTCCTCTTCGGATACGGCTGCGACAGCGCCACTGACCTGGCTTCGCCCGGGTTCGCGCCGTCGCAATCAGCTTTCGAAGCGGGGTACGCCCTGCAGGATCTGGGGACGCTCGGAGGAGCGTTCTCGAACGCGTTCGAGGTCAACGACGCCGGCCACGTGGTCGGCCGGTCTCAGACGGCCGAAGGCGCTACCCACGCGTTCCTCTTCGCGGACGGCGCCATGTCCGACCTGGGCTCGCCCGGTGCGGGCAGCAGCGAGGCGTGGCTCATCGGCGACGGCGGCCATATCGCCGGCATCTTCCGCGACGGCGGCCAGACCCGCGCCGTGGCGTGGATCGGCGGGGTCCCCGCGGATCTCGGCACCCTGGGCGGTTCGTTCAGCGCGCCCACCGCGGTCAGTCCGTCGGGCGTGGTGGTCGGCTGGAGCGAGACCGCGACGGACGACCGGCGCGCGTTCCGCTGGACCGCGGGGTCCGGCCTCATCGACCTGGGCACGCT encodes:
- a CDS encoding insulinase family protein, translated to MPRGHPRATLLGAACALLVLPAAASALQAADQVEPSLPASPLDTEPLEAELPLDPAVRSGVLENGLRFFIRANDEPRARADLRLVVNAGSVLEDADQLGLAHFVEHMAFNGTRRFTGLELRTYLESIGMQFGPDVNAYTSFDETVYMLHVPTDSAGLLERAFDVLEDWAGAQVFDAEQVELERGVVIEEWRVGRGAGARVRDEQFPLIFHGSRYAERLPIGTPESLESFEPAALERYYRDWYRPGLMAVVAVGDFDADSVEALVRERFSRLQPASSPRARDTHAVPGHDDVLVSIATDPELTQTQVAVYHKLPRPEDLTVGDYRRQLIERLYNGMINQRLDELRRLPDAPFLFSFSNRGGLGRTRSVYSLGAMVPEGGVLRGLDAVLTEAERVARHGFTATELDRAKTNLLRGLESAYAERENQPSGRLVAAYTAHYLNGNAVPGIEADYRLALRFVPDVTLDEVDGLASGWITEHNRVVLVSGPAKEGLDMPTEGELLDVFDAVAGRDIEPFEDDVALGPLVEAPPEPGGIADEIIHDRVGVTEWRLSNGAVVFLKPTEFKDDEILFSALSPGGSSLYDDRDVNSAAYASGIMTEGGLGALNRTELRKALTGKAASARPYVSPYSEGFSGEASPRDLGTLFELVHLIFTAPREDADAFDAWRSRMIEFTRNQGATPLRAFFDTLNTTLSQGHPRARPSTPETFESLELAEAARIYRERFADADDFAFFLAGTFALDEVRPLVERWIASLHSVSGSEDWIDRGIRPPEGVIRKTVRKGQEEQGRTQIVFTGPMEWTRQRSHDVSSMAELLQIRLREKLREDMGGTYGVGVSGNLSRDPWENYSVRIGFAADPARLDELSQEVFRQIDLLRGSPPTEEEVATVREIQRRNRETALRQNGFWNGALSSLWWQEREFGELLDFDERLEGLTAEGIHSAATAALRTDNFVQVTLLPEEEST
- a CDS encoding DUF2188 domain-containing protein codes for the protein MVHSLYEVIPTTGGRWSVRTAASKTDSFHYTRESAEDRCAGLARANLPSKIVIRRLDGTVEEERTYGGQLAVQ
- a CDS encoding glycerate kinase encodes the protein MLVCPTAFKGSLSAAEATRALARGARAAVGAVGADLSIISLPVSDGGNGLLEALAAERGGEWRVSAVRGPLGEVLDARYLAAEDYLVVEAAEACGLHLVPREGRDPLRASTRGVGELLRAASEGSPTGRVVLGLGGSATVDGGAGMARALGWRLLDARGRPIADGASGLPTLRRLVPPEAGQKALGAGAREIIALADVAAPLTGPAGAARVFAPQKGASPEAVAALEEGLANLAERIAQELGVRVAKLPGGGAAGGLGAGAVAFLGARLEPGAAWVLDAIGFDRRLARARVLLTGEGAYDRQTSLGKVVGVLVARARAAGVPAVVVAGRSSAPPAAGVVVRAGGGDQLGPAELAALAEDGVRAALAATC
- a CDS encoding methylated-DNA--[protein]-cysteine S-methyltransferase, coding for MNMQTAVPTQLDQAHRNPARGTAGPPASGEPRSAEARSLPPEPEMYDALRRGDSRYDGVFFATVRTTGIFCRPSCSARTPLRRNVEFVSDTREALLRGYRPCLRCRPLEPPGAPPRWLRPLLARVEKEPTRRWRDQDLRDLDVDPTRARRWFQRHHGMTFHAYQRARRLGSALGHLQSGGRVTEAAFGHGWESLSAFHEAFRDALGTTPGRAGGGRMVRVHRILTPLGPMLAGATDAGLCLLEFVDRRMLASQIRTLTRILDCAFVPGTNEVVEQAESELGEYFAGHLTRFSVPVELPGTPFQRRAWDALTRIPFGETRSYADQAHAIGKPSAVRAVARANGSNRVAVIVPCHRVIGKDGKLSGYGGGVWRKRRLLELEARVSAGWPQRA